The Triticum aestivum cultivar Chinese Spring chromosome 4B, IWGSC CS RefSeq v2.1, whole genome shotgun sequence sequence gaagtggaactaccccaagtatttggcggataagaaggatggcaaagtgaacataggtatatttgatatacatgctattgatgtgtactttactagtgtttatagcaaccccttggtatttgatactagtttagttgctaagagtagtaactcgaaacgggagttgcagaataaacagaaactagttgagggtgaggtgacgatgaatgttggaagtagttccaacattgatatgatcatcatcgcacactccctatactttcgggattagtgtcgaacctaaataaatgttatttggcgtttgcgttgagcatgaatatgatttgatcatgtttattgcaatacggttattcatgtaagttagagaataattattgttctgtttacatgaataaaaccttctatggtcatacacccaatgaaaatggtttgttggatctccatcgtgtgatacacatattcataatattgaaaccaaaagatgtaaagttaataatgatagtgcaacttatttgtggcactgccgtttaggtcatattggtgtaaagcgcatgaagaaactccataaaagatggattttcggaatcacttggttatgaatcatttgatgcttgcgaaccgtgccttttgggcaagatgactaaaactccattctccggaacaatggaacaagctactgacttattggaaataatacataccgatgtatgcgatccaatgagtgttgatgctcgtggcaagtatcgttattttctgaccttcacaagatgatttgagcagatatgggtatatctacttgatgaaacataagtctgaaatagttgaaaggttcaaagaatttcagagtgaagtggaaaaatcatcgtaacaagaaaataaagtttctgcgatctgatcgcggagacaaatatttgagttacgagtttggtcttcaattaaaacaatgtggaatagtttcacagctcacgccacctggaacaccacaacgttatggtgtgtccaaacgccgtaaccgcactttattggatatggtgcgatctatgatgtctcttaccgatttaccgctatcgttttggggttatgcattagagacagctgcattcactttaaattgggcaccatcaaaatccgttgagacgacgccttatgaactgtggtttggcaagaaaccaaagttgccgtttcttaaagtttggagttgcgatgcttatatgaaaaagtttcaacctgataagctcgaacccaaatcggagaagtgcgtcttcatagaatacccaaaggaaactgttgggtactccttctatcacaaatccaaaggcaaaacattcgttgctaagaatggatcctttctagagaaggagtttctcttgaaagaagtgagtgggaggaaagtagaacttgatgaggtaattgtacctgctccctcatttgaaagtagttcatcacagaaatctgttcctgtgactactacaccaattagtgaggaagttgatgatgatgatcatgaaacttcagattaagttaatatagaacctcgtaggtcttccaaagtaagatccgcaccagagtggtacggtaatcctgttctggaagttatgttactagaccatgatgaacctacgaactatgaagaagcgatggtgagcccagattccgcaaaatggcttgaggccatgagatctgagataagatccatgtatgaaaacaaagtatggactttgattgacttgcccaatgatcggcgagacattgagattaaatggatcttcaagaggaagatggacgttgatagtgttactatctacaaagctagaattgtcgcaaaaggttttcgacaagttcaaggtgttgactacgatgagagtttttcactcgtatctatgcttaagtctatctgaatcatgttagcaattgccgcattttatgaaatctggcaaatggataaacaaaactgcattccttaatggttttcttaaagaagagttgtatatgatgcaaccagaaggttttgtcaatcctaaaggtgctaacaaattgtgcaagctccagcgatccatctatggactggtgcaagcatctcggagttggaatatatgctttgatgagttgatcaaagcatatggttttatacagacttttgaagaagcctgtatttacaagaaagtgagtgggagctctgtagcatttctaatattatatgtggatgacatattgttaattggaaatgatatggaaattctggatagcatgaaaggatacttgaataagagtttttcaaagaaagacctcgatgaagctgcttacacattgagcatcaagatctatatagatagatcaagacgcttgataagatttttcaatgagtacataccttgataaatttttgaaatagttcaaaatggaacagtcaaagaaggagttcttgcctgtgttacaaggtgtgaagttgagtaagactcaagacccgaccattgcagaaaatacaaagagaatgaaaagtcattccctatgcctcagtcataggttctataaagtatgctatgctatgaaccagacctattgtataccttgctctgtgtttggcaaaggaatacaattttgatctaataagtagatcactggacatgggtcaagaatatccttagtgaggactaaggagatgtttctcgattatggaggtgataaaagagcccgtcgttaaagttacaatgatgcaagcttttacaccaatccagatgaccctaagtctcaatctggatacatattgaaagtgggagcaattagctagagtagctccgtgcagagcattgtggacatagaatatttgcgaaatacatacggctctgaatatgacagacccgttgactaagcttctctcacgagcaaaacatgatcataccttagtacacttttgggtgttaatcacatagcgatgtgaactagatcattgactctagtaaaccctttgggcgttgatcacatgacgatgtgaactatgggtattaatcacatacagatgtgaatattggtgttaaatcacatggtgatgtgaactagattattgactctagtgcaagtgggagactgaaggaaatatgccctagaggcaataataaagttattatttatttccttatttcatgataaatgtttattattcatgctagaattgtattaaccggaaacataatacatgtgtgaatacatagacaaacatagtgtcactagtatgcctctacttgactagctcgtgcatcaaagatggttaagattcctagccatggacaaaagagttgtcatttgattaacgggatcacatcattaggagaatgatgtgattgacttgacccattccgttagcttagcacttgatcgtttagtatgttgctattgctttcttcatgacttatacatgttcctatgactatgagattatgcaactcccgtttaccggaggaacactttgtgtgctaccaaacgtcacaacgtaactggatgattataaaggagctctacaggtgtttctgaaggtacatgttgggttggcgtatttcgagattaggatttgtcactccgattgtcggagaggtatctctgggccctctcggtaatacacatcacttaagccttgcaagcattgcaactaatgagttagttgcgggatgatgtattacggaacgagtaaagagacttgccggtaacgagattgaactaggtattgagataccgacgatcaaatctcgggcaagcaacataccgatgacaaagggaacaacgtatgttgttatgcggtttgaccgataaagatcttcgtagaatatgtaggagccaatatgggcatccaggtcccgctattggttattgaccgagaatagttctaggtcatgtctacatagttctcgaacccgtagggtccgcacgcttaacgttacgatgacagttttattatgagtttataagttttgatgtcccgaaggagttcggagtcccggatgagatcggggacatgacgaggagtctcgaaatgatcgagacgtaaagatcgatatattggacgactatattcggagttcggaaaggttccgagtgattcgggtattttcgggggtaccggggagttacgggaatacgaagaagaaacaatgggcctcatgggccaagtggtggaagagaggaggcagggcacgcggccctcctagcccaaaccgaattggactagggggtcggcccccctttcctccttttcctccctctccttccttctacttctccttcccttccttcccctctcctagttagactaggaaaggagggagtcctactcccggtgggagtaggactcctccctggcgcgccctcccttggccggccgccccctcccccttgctcctttatatacggggatagggggcaccccatgacacacaagttgatctacggatcgttccttagccgtgtgcggtgcccccctccaccatattccacctcggtcatatcgtcgcggagtttaggcgaagccctgcgccggtagaacatcatcatcgtcaccacaccgtcgtgttgacggaactcatccccgaagctttgctggatcggagcccggggatcgtcatcgagctgaacgtgtgctgaactcggaggtgccatacgttcggtgcttggatcggtcggatcgtgaagacgtacgactacatcaaccgcgttgtcataacgcttccgcttacggtctacgagggtacatggacaacactctcccctctcgttgctatgtcatcaccatgatcttgcgtgtacgtaggattttttttgaaattactacgttccccaacacgttcaTCTAGTCTCTAAATGCATATGAGTAGGGATGAAAACGGAATAGAAACAGATGGACCTACTTGCTACCACAATTTGTTTTAATTTGTGTGTGGAAGCGGAAATGAATACTAAAATGGATATTATGGGAAACAAacacgcactagtagaaaacggagctttattaccggtttgtaagggcctttagtgccggttctgtgaCCAGCACTAAAGgatggagactaaagcccccccccctttagtaccggttcagcatgaaccgccACTAAAGGTCCACCACATGGCGTGAGCTCGCGTgagcacgaaccgccactaaaggtcCGCCACTaagtttttttttgattttttttaaaattttgggaaaatatttttttttcaattttcttaATTATTTGATAATTTtttctctaatcacccctcttaactactcaagtgtggatcactcattccaaatcgtctaacttcccagcCGGTCACCCattctctcactactccagcctgagcatgcttaactttggagttctattccccctagttttcaagtctacacttgttgttttcctgacaatagtaagttgtcaaccctattaaccctcaggagtttagcttgagcattaggtcacacgtttcaccatttgaatttgaaactattattctaaaaaaacaataattttttagtaacactaatatttcttgaataagtagtttgaccatagtttgaccatagtttgaccatagtttgatcaaaattcaaaaaacttaaataattatttagtaacacttatattcttgaataattatttagtaacactaatatttcttgaataagtagtttgaccacagaaccccccaaaattcaaaaaaactgaaatttgagcatatctttttttccttttagaatttgacaattctaaaaatttgcaaacaggcctacGGCTGTCAAAATTGGATGCGGGATTTCAtgctgattttttgatatattatgcttttttcgacattgtatgcaaaagatatggccgttttactttttcataacactttttttgcaaaacatgcccaaatttaagttttctaaatttcctaactaatagatgtagtaacataactacatcttgaaggattttaatttttgaagttttaatcattttcttttgctttttacaaagcTGAAAAggcgatcgggggggggggggggtagagtttgaaaattgccctatagtcccggtttgtgtctccaaccgggactataggttagacccctttagtgccggtccgtggcacgaaccgatactaaaggttagccctttagtaccggtttgtgccacaaaccgggactaaatgggcTCGTGGGGACCCGATTTGATGCCAGCctaccaccacccctttagtaccggttcgtggcacgaaccggtactaaaggttcaacacgaaccggcactaatgcatagtagttcgaaccgggactaatggtaccattagtcggGCCAAAATCGAAttgggactaatgtgtctcacataaggtcctttttctactagtgacggaGTGAATATGACGCAGACACGACAACGAAAGCATGTGTTCACCGAAACTTAAAAATCCCTTGATCCATAGGGGAAAACACAAACAACCCAACTTATTTAACTCAACTTATTTTACTGAGATGAGGATGGCCAGACGTAGTCCAGTAAGAAAGGGAGAACACCTCTTGCTGCAAGACGTGCGAGACAACCGACTAATGGAGACCAGACGGCCAAAAGTTGCAAGatcacaaaaatgaatggtctaGATGTTGATGGCCCGCGAAGGCAGGGATTAGCGTTAGTTTTAATGTCCTAAATGTGTCTGTATTTGTGTTTTCTATAAACATCTTGATAAGAGTATTTTAAAATGCGTGAGTATAAGAAATCTATTGTAATTATCTCCTTCCATTTAAGTATTAGTTATCCTAGTAATATTAGGTACATGTGCTTAGCATTATTTCTTCTAGGTCATCAAAGTGCTCTTTCTCCTTGTAACTatcttgccacatcatattttttgTCCTTGGCAACCTTAACACTTCTACATGGTGGAGCACCAGAGAAGGCCTTAGAACCATGAGGTCCATATGGGTGGATGTCACCTAAGGTTGCTTGGGTACCAAGTATTTGGTTCATCCACTACGTGGGCTCTGGGTTGGTGTGTGCGTTGTTGCGATTTGTAAGTTCGAGCGGTGCCACCAGATCACGCTGTAAGGTGTCTCTTTGGTTGTTTAGGCGGTAGGGTCGACGGCTTGTTCGGGAACTCGACCGCAGGGTCGCCGTCTGTGTTGGTGTGGCTTGTAAAGTCGGAGCGGCGGCTCGGCGTCCTATGATAGGGTGTCATCCGTTGCTACTTGGACGACAAATTCATCGACTCGCTTGGAGCAGCCTCGGGGCTGGCGCGCGTGTGCGTGGATATGTATTGATTTTCGGCCAATTTTCCTTGTAAAGTGGTTATTTCACTTTCGTGCGAAAATATATAGGGTCTTTTGGTGTATCGATTCGACACTTGCTTGCCATGAAGATAAGTGTTTTTTCTTCTTGACTTTGAAAACATGTCTGAAAAATGAtaaactccaaaagttatgaattCTCAAAATTCGGTAACTCTTCTACAACAAACAAAGAGCTTCGGTTTCCTCGGGAAAAAAAAAAGAGTTCAGCATTCACATTCGCCGTCGTGAAGAGTCGATTTTCCTGAGCCGCTGTCCTCCGAGAAGCGAGGCGCCGCCGGCTGCATctccgtcgcccgtcgccgcctaAACCAAGGTACCACCTGTCCACCTTTCCCGACTCACCACGGCGAGGGCGAGGTCACAACCGCCGGCTGCTACCCGGGTCGATTTTCCTACGCCAGATCGATGATATCCTCTCTCCAACTGCAGATCCACCAGATCTTACCTGTCCCCTGCCTGGGCTCTCCCGCTTCCGATCCATGGAGATGGAGGAGGCGGATAAAGGGGAGGTCTTCGAGAGGAACAACAAGTCGAGGCTGGATAGCCatccgggggcggcggcggggacggcctgCCGGCTCACGGACGACCTCATCCTGGAGATCCTCTCCCGCATCCCGGCCAGATCCCTCCACCGCTTCAAGTGCGTCTCCGTGCGCTGGCGCGACCTCATCGCCGACCCCGCCAACCGCAAGAAGCTGCCCCAGACCCTCGCCGGCTTCCTCTACACGACCACCGCCGGCCGGAATCGCCACCACTTCGCCAGCGTCTCCCGCGGCGCAGCCCCGTTCGACCCTTCCCTCCCTTACCTGCAGCCTAGCAAGTACAAGGACATGGCTCAGGTGGACGCCTGCAATGGCCTCCTTCTCTACCTAAGCTCCAGCAAGAACATGGTGAACCCTTGGGCTTTGGCAGAGGACGATTTCCGTTTTGTTGTGTGCAATCCGGCCACTGGGAGGTGGGTGGAGCTGCCCCCTCAACCGCAGGCGCCGGCAGACAGATTTAGATATAACTGTATGGCAAGCCTAGCTTTTGATCCGGCAGTCTCGTCCCATTTCCACGTTTTTTGTTTTGAGGAGACCACTGTGGAAACGTACATGACAGGAGTGAACGTCTACTCGTCGCGAACAGGAGCCTGGAGTCGCGGAGATGGTGGGATTGTTGAGAAAGTGGCGCTGTTCTTCTATAGTAAGGGTGTCTTTGTCGGCGGTATGATGTACGTGATTGGCAACCCGAAGGGCATCAGCAACGAGCATGTGCTCCTGGGGATTGACATGCAAGGTAAAGTGCGGAGGACTATCCCTATGCCGTACGGTCGAAGATTTGGTACGATTGGATCGTCGCAGGGGTGCTTACTCTATGCTGTATCTTCCGTCGATGATAACAATAAAATCCTATATTCTGAGATAGAACTCTGGTGCCTCAAGGATTGTGACAGTAAAGAATTGGTTCTGAAGCATACTGCCAGCATCGATGAGCTTATGAGCATGACTGGGGAGAAGTACAGGGTGGTTGGGATTCATCCAGATTGCGACACCATTTTCCTGGTTTCACATGGAGGTGATACCTTGGTAGGGTACGATATGCAACATCAGAAAGTTGGTTGTATCATTAATCTTGAGAAGAATACACAACGATTTCTACCTTATGTTCCTCTGTTCTCAGAGTCATTAGCAGATGGAGATGGGTGGTAGTGTTACCTTCAAACCAGGCTTGTGCTTCCTCCAAGAATTGGCTCTTCTGCCGGCTGAAGTACCTGTTTGTGTACCTCTGAATCTGCTTGAATCATGCCGCTCAATTTGCTGGTGCTTACACTCCTGCTTGGTTGATTTTCGGTTCAGAGCAATGCCTGGTAAACCTAGCACAGGTTGTTACCCCTGTTCTTGTTTACCTAGCACAGGTTGTTGTTCTGGACATGTGTTAGTTCCATGTCGCTAAATTATACTGTAATCGCTCTTCCTTTCCATAACAATCAGTTATTATGGTTATCCTAAGTCCTATTGCAGATTTTGAACCTGGTAGTGTAGTGAAAGGGTCAATCAGACTGGTTACTAGTGCAAATGTCTAGTTGACATTATTCATTCAGTATTTTGATAAAACACTGCCTTTGAACAAGTTCTTTTTATGTATGTTTGTTGTAGCTAATGAATTCAGTAGAGCTTTGGATCTGTTAATCACAGAGAAATTGCATCAATGTCAATGAAATCAAATTGTAGTTCCTACTCTTGTACAAATAGCAGCATGCAGGTGAAAGAAATCAGTACACCAGAGTTTTGCTGACAGTGGTAACAACAGTTTTATATACATTCAGCTTCATACACGATATTAGTTTGTGAACTGGACTGAATGGCCACCAAAAATAAGATCTCTTGGCGTGGTTGATTGCTTTGGCTGTGTTGCCACCTTGTTTGAGTCGGCTCAATCAGGCGTTGTTTCTGTGTATGTTTGTGATGTGGCGATTCCTGATTCGTGAATGTTCTTTTTAGGACTCTGGAATGCCATTTTATTCGTAGAAAACCTCCGAGCTGCTCCAGAACTGATGATGTATTTATTTTAAAATTGGCATGGAATGAGTCAGACACGTGTAACAGTTTTATATTCGTACAGAGCCGGACATCCATTTGTCAGTCTGAACATTTGCCGCAATGAGCATAGGCTTGAATCCCAACTAGTATCATACATAATCTTTGTCTAGTGATTTTTGTTTTGTCCCTGTCTGTATAGATCATTCATAATCTTGATCTTGTGATTTTTGTTTTATCCCTACCTGTATAGATCATACATAATCTTGGACTAGAGATTTTTGTTTACCTGTATATCTTCAGTTCCTTGGATTGGATCCAAAGTATCCCGTATCCTTCTCTTTACAGATAGCATCGGTGAATTAATTAACCAAGAACAGAAGGTGTATTTCTGGAGACCTTCCCTACATGAAATGGCAGCAAAGATTCAACAAGAGTGGTAGCTACAGATTGGAAGCTGGGAAAACTGCTCGTCATATATATGTCAACCTTTTGCAGGAGGCAACAAAAAAGGCAGATGGGCACCTCTTTTCAGGTGCCTGGGAAGAACACGGCACACTCCAGGTACCACACAGCTGCCTTGAGAAAATAGTAGTACGGCAGAAAAATATCATTTGTTTTCAACTGAACTAGAGCTGTCAGTTGGCTGCCGTCAGGAGTTTCTTGTTTCATAAATGGCAGATTTCTGATCTCTGTGCAaaacaagttttttttttttgatagCCAATGGTGTTTAGTATGGGTCAAGAGCCTGTAGATTTTCTTATAAACTGTCTGTCTGGTATGGCTGTAATCCTGATGATTAATGTTGTGTTTGCCACGTTCTGATCATCTCGATCATGACTGGAGGTTCAGGAAGGAATGCTAAGATTCAGGCTGTGTCTGGTCTGGTACGTagcactccctccgtcccaaaataagtgtctttgatttagtaccactttgtactaaagttgtactaaatcaaagaCACTTATTTTGGTATGGAGGGAGTATCATGCTTGCTTACTTAACCTCATTATAAACCCGTAGGTGTTAAAATTTGCAGGTTAACATTTTAACCCTGTGTACATAAACTGGGATTGGACGGGAACTGATACAACTCTTCAAGCCTGAAAATGGATCTCTGTTctcagttttattttatttttttacttttgggGAGAATCTTGCCAAGTGAGAGCTTGTCCGATCTATTTGTTCCTGTATGTGAACAATTTTTTTCTTGAATTCTGCAATTGATGTTCTTCAGAATGGGGCTCAAGTCTAATAAATAATGGGAAGATGGAGTTCAAGCAGTTTTCGCTTGTGCAAACTGTGTGCCCCATCTAGGATGGAGCAATTTTGTATATTACTGTACCATATATCTGAACATTGCAATGTCACAAGCTTCTGACCAGGGAACAGCTCTGCCTTGCTTATCATTTGATGGAACACCTCCTTGTTTGGTTGATCATCATCAAGAGCAGGTCGAGCGCCAGGTGACCTCTCCAGTTTTAGCAGTCCTGAGAATTTCTGGAGTTACTTTTGGAGAAGAATTGATATGTTAAAACAGATGACGTTCATCCCTCGCTTAGTATTGCTGCGATCTCTTCTTTTCTTGTCACTGCTACCGTCTCCCGGCTGGGTTCAGTTTGAACATGGCCTGGAACTCAGAGATAAGCACGTCCCCATTTCCATTCAAGATTGCCGACAAAGCAGCTGAAGCAGACAGAACAAGAGAATGTTATGATCTATCCCCCTTTTTTCCTTGTATGTACATGCATGGTGGTGATACCTGTATAATTTGGTTTTGTGATGCAATGGATCATGGATCTTTGGGCTGCAATTCTAAATTTTCCGAGAAAGAATTCGGTAGTGGGGTTAATTTTAAGATGTGCAATGGGAAACCTTATCTTTATTCCCACATAGTGTTACTTGTGAGAGCAGGTACTCTGTTTATCTTTCGCTGGAACCGAAGATGAATGAAAGTAAAGTATATTTGGTTGAAACGAACACACGTGCCCCGATTGTTATATTGTTGGATGATTAGATTGTGTTGCTACACTGATTGAGCCGGTTCAGTCAGCATTGTTTCTATGTGTTTGGGATGTGATGATCTTGATTCTGGAACGAGAATAGGCAGTATGAGCTGAGAAGAGATGAATTAATCAAGATTGCCATTTTATTCCAAGAAAAGCTCGGAGCTGGTTGAGAACTGATGATGATTGCTTCAGATACGACGCTAACTCTAGTGTCGTACTAAAATTGTATGTGCTTTGTCGTAGGTTATATAATAGCACTTCTCTAAATTTATTATATTCTTTATCTTCACTTTTCCATAGAAAGTTATAGCCAGTATAAAAACAAAAGATAAATtaaatttgtactccctccgttcggaattacttgtcataaaaatggatgtatctacaattaaaatacatctagatacattccttttttggacgagtaattccgaacggagggagtatttctcatCTAATCACAAGCAACTACtgttaattattattttttagaacgaagacgcacgatgcgtccggctttaaattaataaagcccaccgaCAGGCAGCATCCACAGAGTTCAATACAGGAGAAACTTCCTAAAGGATAAACATTTGACGAAACATTACTGGAATGTACATGCCTTCAGAAATTGATCGGTGATAAGCTCAGTAGATCGTGGTACATGTATGAATAAACCACCAACGGCAATCAGCAGGAGCCATCGGAGCATCTTCAGGTGCCAAGCTGAAATGATTAACGGAGATGCGCCGACGTCTCTGATCTGAATCCGATAGAGGGCAACTACTACTGggggagctcctatacggcgctCCTTCGTGGAAGTGGCGCTCATGCAGCCACACACTTGGGGCAGCCCAACGTGCTCGCTCGCTCGGCAGTCGGCACGTCACTGTGGCTGGCCACTTCCTTCGCTTGTTCACTGTTGACTGGGTTCTGGGTTCACTTGGTCGCGGTCGACTATAGAGAAAAATTAGAATATCCTAAAACAATTCACAAATTTTAAGAAGTTTgttgattttgaaaaagttcatgaatttgatttttttagcatttaagaaaaaacaaaaagaacaataaaaaaggaacaaggaacaagAAATAGAAGGAATAT is a genomic window containing:
- the LOC123093909 gene encoding F-box protein At5g07610 — protein: MEMEEADKGEVFERNNKSRLDSHPGAAAGTACRLTDDLILEILSRIPARSLHRFKCVSVRWRDLIADPANRKKLPQTLAGFLYTTTAGRNRHHFASVSRGAAPFDPSLPYLQPSKYKDMAQVDACNGLLLYLSSSKNMVNPWALAEDDFRFVVCNPATGRWVELPPQPQAPADRFRYNCMASLAFDPAVSSHFHVFCFEETTVETYMTGVNVYSSRTGAWSRGDGGIVEKVALFFYSKGVFVGGMMYVIGNPKGISNEHVLLGIDMQGKVRRTIPMPYGRRFGTIGSSQGCLLYAVSSVDDNNKILYSEIELWCLKDCDSKELVLKHTASIDELMSMTGEKYRVVGIHPDCDTIFLVSHGGDTLVGYDMQHQKVGCIINLEKNTQRFLPYVPLFSESLADGDGW